The genomic stretch TGCATTCATTGCATATCTAAAGTGTTCTGCATCACTGTTTCAGAATATTTCTGAGTTCATAGGCTACGTCACTTTGAATTTATCATAGAGCAATGCGAACACCACTCTTACTTTTTTTACAGAAAGATAGACAACTGAGTAAAGGAGAATCCGACCTTTGCCTTTCGTTCAAGAACAATTCTGGTTTGATTGATGTTCTCTAGTAAAGCGGGCATGGTGGGCTGTGGGCATGGCTGTGGGCTCCTGCGCAGTTTTGTTGCTTACGTCAGTACCTGTGAGTCATAGCTTGCTGGCTAGCAAACAAGTTAGCCAACTACTAGTAGCTGGAGTAAGTTAGCAATCGTGTTACATTCAGGCAAGCTACGTTCTTCACAGCGGGCTGTGAAAACTGGCGCGTCTCTTTGATTTAAACACGTTGTTTTGATAACGTGTCGTACATATACTTCGACTAAACGTGTTATATAAGTTATCGACGTGTTGCTtgaatcttttttgttttatggTTCGAAATTATCCTACTTTGAAATTACCGTATCGTTTTGTTTAGTTGGCTAGCTTGTTAGCATTAGCCTAATGTCAGGAAAAGTTCGCCGTTATTCGCAAACTAGTGGATATTGCTAGCTTGCCGTCCATTAGAGCTAGCTCGCTACGTCGACAAAAGTAAGTCGTAGTAGTAGAGTTACGTTAGTTTAGTGCTTGTTATACATCAAACGCTTTTCTGGTACTTAAGAAAGCAAGTACCGTTTGTTGTGAGCATTTCCGTGACACACAAAGTGAAGCAGTGGGAATACATTGATAGCTGGCCAGCTAGCTAATTTAGAAGCTAGCTTGGTTAGTCTTTTTCAGTTAGCTAGCTACTTAGCTAACTGGCTAAATGCTTATCACGAGAATGGACCTGTTGAACTATCAGTACTTGGACaaaatgaacaataacattGGGAGACTACACTACGAAGGTAACGTAACCGTTTGGCATGTATATGTTTTGTTTCATTACAGCTATGTGGCCACAATAACTTGGCAAACGTCAACAAGTAAGTCAAGTTAATAACAATGTGACGTCAACTGTAAAGGTACAACTAACTGGGTAACGTTACTTAACTTAATGTTATTGAGTGTAACACACCTGTGTAATTGTGTAATTACAGACTTTTATGGATATCTTAATTAGTCTCCAGATATAATAGCATACTATGACTTACTTTATAATTATGAACTGACTACTTGGTGTTATGTTTATTGTGGTGTGAACAACGTGAGTCTAAACAGAGATGTGTGAATTGTCATACTGAAATGAGGTCATGAAAATATCTGTGAAATGCAACCTAAGCGTAAAATCTACTGCCATTAAGTTGgattttatgtgtatgtgacatattttttttgtcatgattCACGAGATGGACTGTTTGATTTCCAGATGAGTCAGGTCTCACAGGAGAGTCCAGGATGCAACCCATGACCTCTTCCATGGGCAGTTCCAGAACGGGGCCCCCTCCCGTAAGTCCGAGCAAAAGAAAATACATCGGGGAGCACATTGAGGACCGCATTGATTGCGACAATGAGCATGTGACCAAAATGAGCCGACTGTTTGCTGCACAACTGTGAGTAACAGTGTTGTTACACTAAACTCTTCCCTATAATAATTTATACAATTTCTAAGCTCATATTTACCCTAGTGCTGTCAGTCAAGGATTTTAGTTAAATGCTAAAAATGGTCTCAGTTAATAAAAGCTGACAtcagtttgtttttgtctcaCCTGGGCTGGGAGATGCAtgacagtttaaaaaaaaagagcattctctataataaaaaaaaaaaaatgtgttgatTTGTTTCTCGTATAGGAGGGCAAAAGCTTCAAATGGAGACAATGGCCAAGACCCATGGAGTCATGCACACAGCCCCTTTGAGTATCCCCCTAACGCAATTAATAATCTTCATGGCAACTTGGTGTATGCGCCCATGCCCATCTTTGCTATGGACCAACCCTTGGCTCTGACTAAAAACAACATGGACGCCGGGCGGACCTCCACAGCGCTGCCCGCCACTGCCCCAGTGGAGCGTCAGCAGGTTTGTTTGGGTGTTATATATACATGGGATGGTTGATTCATTGTTAGCCGATAAAAAAAGTAGACATGTTTTTAGCCAGAAGGGAAGCCTAAAAAAAGTAGACATGTTTTTAGCCAGAAGCCTAATCGTTAGTTGTCAATGTTGTTTGTTGCCCCTTAGAATCGTCCCTCTGTAATCACTTGCGCTCCGGCAAGCAATCGCACCTGTAGCCTGTCTCATTGCCACATGTCCCATGATGGCTGCAACTCAAACTCCAAGAGCAAAGGAAATGGTAAGGGCCAAGCACCTGCACACTGGTGTAGCCTTTttcctgtctttgtctttgtgcttTTGCATTCACAAGTCTAAACCATTTTATTATAAACAAAGCTGCTAATTGATGTatctttatatacagtatgtgctgtttGCGGTTAGTGGCACAGtatgaacaaaaataaaattCAATTGAGTGAATAATAAGTTCCAACAGTAAGTtcccttttttccttctcttcttcagCCAACATGGTCTGTGACCCTGTGATTGAGGAGCACTTCCGCCGCAGCCTGGGCAAGATTTACAAGGAGCCAGAGCCAGCATCCAACTCTGTATCCATTACGGGCTCTGTGGATGATCACTTTGCCAAAGCCTTGGGTGAGACCTGGCATCAGATCAAGGCCAAGGGCAGTGGCTCTCGGAGCCCCAAGTCCTCCTCATAAAAGAATGGCAACAAGCCGCTGGtgacatgccccccccccccatttatgAGATCATAGGGAATTACGGTCCCCTACCACAcccccttgtctctctccctctgcaagCATTTTCGCTTTAAAGTGCAGCTCTTTGACAATATACTTCCATTTATAGCCAAACATAGACGAGCGTTGAACAACATTAGTGAAATGATATTGCAAAGTGGTAGATTGCGGGAAGGTGTCAtcgtttttttatatatatataagattAGGCCAAATAGCAAGAGATTAACGTGATAGATACTTAGGCCTTGTTGGAGCTTGGCTACCAAAGAAATCTTAGTGTTAACAAGCCATTGTTTCTGTGATATTCTTTCACCCTGGCTCTTTAACCTTTTATCttaatatattgtgtgtatatatttactTGAAATGGATGGCCAAGGCTGGTTTTGCACTATGGCATGAGTCACAGGGAGAGAAATTTATGGAGGCTATTGACAAAATCATGCATCTGGCTATTTgacttattatttttttttttttcactgcctTTTATTTCACAAACCTGGAATTAACAATGTGTCTTGGGCGGAAGGCCCCACGACACTCATCGAGTAGATGTAAATACATGTTAATTTATAGGGAAGGTGTAAAATAGATTTTTATACCTTACCTAAAGCCTTAGTGAGGCACAGATAAGTCGCTGGAGTCTGCCTAGAGCAGTTGTGTCTTGCGCATTTTTATTTTAGCTGTGCCATTGGAGGGCAGTGTCAGCCATCTTCCCTGGTGTCACCACCACAGAAGCATCACGTGGGTGAAGCACAGTGCTACATTTGAccatttttctttattttcttttttattcttcttttGAGGAAATtgagtttttttaaaaagagttCAGCAGAAACTGCTTGGGTAGAAAAATGTGGTTTTGAAAATAGTCCCTGGGCTGATTTACTGTAATTGCAGCCCTAAGCATACTGaatataatctttttttttttctttttttctccttggcTGTCTGTTAGCAAGGTAATGAGAAGCAGCAGGACCAGAATCCTGTTTGGCTCCTGTAAGGCACTTGTTCAATTGGTCATTTGTCATGTTTTGCACCACATAACAGAGACAGCAAACATCGACCGATATCACTCTGCACTCAATTAGTAAATACCAGTGTGCTGCAGTCCAAAACACGTGCAAAACATGACGAAAATCTGAACAAGGTGTTAACGCTCACACTCCCaagttctgttttgttttcacaacaACTTTGATCTCATCCTGTTAAGTCagctttttgctttgttttggatCCTTAAGCACTGTGTTTTGGTCAACGTTGGCCAAGTGGTGTGAAGTAGGTCTACCGCTTACAAATGCATGCTTGAAAAATAGCTGGTATCTATTACAAACCATATCATATTCTATGCTAATTAGTCTTCAGATTTCGTTTTATTTTTGTCAGTAACAGTTTAGAAATACTTACTGCTGGCACAGTTATTGTACtccaatatattttttatatcaaTACTCATACGTTTTGCCTCTCGCTTTGAAGAATACAAGGCCTCTGGAAAGGCAAGTTGCTGTATACGGGGGAGCCAGGTTTCCCCCTCCCCGATCACTGCAGCGCAGGATGCGTTGGCTTCATGCAGAACTGTTATCATGTAGAAATCAGAAATCTTCAAAAAGCATCTACAGACTGGTCTACTAAAGAGCTAttcactatctatctatctatctatctatctatctatctatctatctcctgttgttttcgttttgttttttgttttgcaagtGGACTCTGATTGATgagggcatacagtacattcctaGCTTTGGGACACAGCGCAGGACAGGTGTCACATTCCTCCCCAAGTGCACAGGTGTGTTTGGGAAAGGAATCCAGCCCATTGGTTTAGACAGAGACTAACCCATGCTGATGAAGAAGTCACACTGGGTGTTGCAGTTGTTGGTCTTGTGTCAGTCCCTTCTAACTTTGTTGTCTATGGTGGTCATTTGACCTCTCGTTATCACACCATCTGCTTCTGaactgtgatctctctctctctctctctctctgggcagtTTGAGCTCAACTGGCACAATTGAGACACAGTATTTTACTGCTTTTTGTAGCtattttcagaaaatgtattaGATTCAAGCATATCCATGTAGGATGAATGATGAGATATAAGCAGTGGGTCAACATAGAAGTTTTACAAATGTGAGTGACAGGTGAGATACTGATTAGGTGATGGCACTTTGAGTATGGTGTCTTGATGCTCTGTGCATCTTGTGAATCTGTATTGATTAAGCTGACTTTGTCTTCACATGACAGTAATACATTCCTATGACTGTTGAAGAGAGGCAAGTCCTGTTCGGCATAAACTCACTCCTCACTCCGTTGTTTGTCTCATAAGCAATAACTGTTTATCTCTGCCAGATGTGGTGCATGGTTGGCCTAGAGGGATTTTATGAGTGTGTaggttctttcttttttcttgttgGACATAGCATTaaagcatagcatagcattaaATCTGTTAAAGGGGATATGTGATGGTCTTCAGTTGTCTTGAAGACACCATTACGTCCACGACAACACTCCTCTATTCACTTGCATGCATTCATTACAGTGGCGGTTCGGACTGGTGCTAGGAGAGATTGAGTTCCAAAGCTAGGGGGTTAGCATGCTAACGTTCGGACTGGTGCTAGGAGAGATTGCGTTCCAAAGCTAGGGGGTTAGCATGCTAACTTTACTGGATATCCGGGCTAACACAGCATAGATgtcacattcttcacattttGTTACTAGGacatttttgaatgttttaaAAATCAAATACAGCATTTTAGAAAGTTGAATAGTAAAGGTAGTGGCTTATTCCTGATTCTACAACTTCATCAGTTAGTAACCTTGCTGGTTTACATTTGTTAATGTTTACCATGTcttgcaaatagtctctgcacTTCATAACAAGATTATATGTCTTGTGAAATGAGAGCCAATATTAGAAATCTGGCCTCTTTCTCCATCAAAGCTAGGGGGTTAGCATGCTAATGTTCGGACTGGTGCTAGGAGAGATTGCGTTCCAAAGCTAGGGGGTTAGCATGCTAACTTTACTGGATATCCGGGCTAACACAGCATAGATgtcacattcttcacattttGTTACTAGGacatttttgaatgttttaaAAATCAAATACAGCATTTTAGAAAGTTGAATAGTAAAGGTAGTGGCTTATTCCTGATTCTACAACTTCATCAGTTAGTAACCTTGCTGGTTTACATTTGTTAATGTTTACCATGTcttgcaaatagtctctgcacTTCATAACAAGATTATATGTCTTGTGAAATGAGAGCCAATATTAGAAATCTGGCCTCTTTCTCCATCACCAACCACCAACTTGACTTCCAAAACTCCCCGCACCTCAGCTGTGGCCTCTTTGAATTTGCATGGTGACCACTTAAGTAAACATATCATTCCCATAACATATGTAAATATGAGGTCCGTATACTGACCCCCTCAACTTTCTTTTAACCTTTTAGACCTACCTTAGCCTTTATCCTTGAGGTGTTTTTTTGCCTCTCTAATGATATAGATGGAGAGTTTTTGACTTTGTGATAAGGTTCAGCCATGCGTGGCATGGGCCAATCATGGAGGAAGGGCAATCGCTTTacaatgaaaaagagagaaaaaaaacagtcagtCTGATTGAGGCATTGATATGGTGTCCATCTCCAGAGGACCACTCATCTCTAGCACATCCCCGGTCTCCATCAGGTCCTGTAAACGGGGTCTAAATGGCCAAATATGAGGGGTGGCCTCAGGTTGATGACCAAAgattctgttctagaatctttgttGATGACCCTGCTGCTGGTTTAGAAGCTAAAGGCTGTGACCAGTCTGCCCTCAGCAGGTATACAAGCCttgcctgtgttgtgttgtgactgTATTTCTTGTAAATGAGATCAGTGGAACTAGGAAAGCCATTAGTAACTGGGAACTGGCAGACTAATGGACTGTTAATGAACGGCATTGACTCACAGAAACATCCGAGAACCTACAATGTAATAGACACGCAGCCTAAGGCTTTTCCCCCCCACAACAAATGTTTTGGCTAAACAACTACTTTGGATTAATTTTCTAGCTTGTGAAAGTGGCGGATCGCCAATATTGACTTTCTACCTGAATTAGTAGTCATCAAGATTTCCAAACTGTTTCTGGTTGCGAACTTCCTCTCCCATTCAACTTTAGTTTTGACTTGAAATTTCTGACGActgcatttttttcccttcctttccTAAGAGCACCGTTGCTCATTGCACCTTTAGACAGATACACTCCTTTGTTGCCGGCAGACTGGAGAACCACTCGGTAGCATGAAACAGACGGTGGGGAGAAGAGTTATTGACTGCATGATGAATGCTTGAGAAATTGATAAGCACACAGCTCATCTGTTTGTGCTGACACtaagaaagtaaaaacaatcCCAATAGTGCAAGCTGTAAATTGCCTCAGACAGAGCAGCCGGGGTAATTTCTTGAAAGTTGTTGA from Sardina pilchardus chromosome 7, fSarPil1.1, whole genome shotgun sequence encodes the following:
- the vgll4a gene encoding transcription cofactor vestigial-like protein 4, encoding MLITRMDLLNYQYLDKMNNNIGRLHYEDESGLTGESRMQPMTSSMGSSRTGPPPVSPSKRKYIGEHIEDRIDCDNEHVTKMSRLFAAQLRAKASNGDNGQDPWSHAHSPFEYPPNAINNLHGNLVYAPMPIFAMDQPLALTKNNMDAGRTSTALPATAPVERQQNRPSVITCAPASNRTCSLSHCHMSHDGCNSNSKSKGNANMVCDPVIEEHFRRSLGKIYKEPEPASNSVSITGSVDDHFAKALGETWHQIKAKGSGSRSPKSSS